The following proteins are co-located in the Pomacea canaliculata isolate SZHN2017 linkage group LG10, ASM307304v1, whole genome shotgun sequence genome:
- the LOC112573776 gene encoding LOW QUALITY PROTEIN: nucleoside diphosphate-linked moiety X motif 19-like (The sequence of the model RefSeq protein was modified relative to this genomic sequence to represent the inferred CDS: deleted 1 base in 1 codon), whose translation MAALMKHWREASTLILISSCHPSKIVSPVFVNGSNSQRRSLLKGTDYEMLLLKRSPKSKFMPNMYVFPGGVAADVDFSSEWIGVFDFLGRDQRQNIFDFLQRGGEGTPMFSRIREPKFSNIPSEVAFRICAIRETFEESGVLLVRDASKNRDNWWPNLWDKPSEAGFIKDQSVINEWRSKVDKDPEEFLRMCQKLKLVPDVWSLYEWSNWLTPTFEGRRFDTAFFICCVQGKPHAVEDEGETVHSQWTSPSFLLSQYKDGKANIAPPQLYESFRLIRFNISDLLKFSWHRSQYRVGRWLPVLISCADGSMMLMPGDSLYPADVKPRVRWRNVYTRRQYLNCFRHVKIYTV comes from the exons ATGGCAGCACTCATGAAACATTGGAGAGAAGCATCTACT TTAATTCTTATATCTTCATGCCATCCAAGCAAGATTGTTTCACCTGTCTTCGTCAACGGCTCCAATTCACAGAGGCGTTCTCTCCTGAAGGGAACAGACTATGAAATGTTGCTCTTGAAACGAAGTCCTAAAAGTAAATTCATGCCAAACATGTATGTCTTCCCTGGTGGCGTGGCTGCAGACGTAGACTTTTCCTCAGAGTGGATCGGAGTGTTCGATTTCTTGGGTCGAGATCAGAGACAAAACATTTTCGATTTTCTACAGAGAGGCGGAGAGGGTACGCCGATGTTCAGTCGTATAAGAGAACCAAAGTTTTCAAACATTCCAAGTGAAGTGGCCTTCAGAATCTGTGCTATACGAGAGACCTTTGAAGAGTCTGGCGTGTTGTTAGTGCGTGATGCGAGTAAAAATCGAGATAACTGGTGGCCAAATTTATGGGACAAACCTAGTGAAGCTGGTTTTATCAAAGACCAGTCTGTGATCAATGAATGGCGTAGCAAAGTGGACAAAGATCCAGAAGAATTTTTAAGAATGTGTCAGAAGCTTAAATTAGTACCTGACGTTTGGTCTTTGTATGAATGGTCAAACTGGCTTACACCTACATTTGAGGGAAGGCGATTTGACACTGCCTTCTTTATCTGCTGTGTTCAAGGGAAACCACATGCTGTAGAAGATGAAGGAGAAACCGTTCATTCACAG TGGACCTCACCATCTTTTCTCCTGAGCCAGTATAAGGATGGTAAAGCAAACATTGCACCTCCACAGCTATATGAGTCTTTTCGACTAATTAGATTCAACATTTCTGATCTGCTAAAATTTTCTTGGCATAGAAGTCAGTATCGTGTGGGACGATGGTTACCTGTGCTTATTAGTTGTGCTGATGGATCTATGATGTTAATGCCAG GAGATAGTCTGTATCCAGCTGATGTTAAGCCGAGGGTCAGATGGAGAAATGTGTATACAAGGAGACAATATCTGAACTGTTTCAGACATGTCAAAATATACACCGTGTGA